The Streptomyces europaeiscabiei genome window below encodes:
- a CDS encoding alpha-ketoglutarate-dependent dioxygenase AlkB family protein: protein MDAELFPRGRTEIAPGAVHVPDWLDAEQQGRLLDACRDWARPPAGLRTVRTPGGGTMTARQVCLGRHWAPVQRCPNCGRAVRDNPGCPGRHRYPYAYARTVVDGDGTPVKPFPGWLGELGRRAVADALGAAEATAPYDIALINFYDADARMGMHRDSDEDSDAPVVSLSLGDTCVFRFGNTETRTRPYTDVELRSGDLFVFGGASRQAYHGVPRVYGGTAPTGLGLTGRLNVTLRVSGLGDG, encoded by the coding sequence ATGGACGCCGAGCTGTTCCCCCGCGGCCGCACGGAGATCGCGCCCGGCGCGGTCCACGTCCCGGACTGGCTGGACGCGGAACAGCAGGGGCGGCTCCTGGACGCCTGCCGCGACTGGGCCAGACCGCCAGCCGGGCTCCGTACGGTCCGCACCCCGGGCGGCGGCACGATGACCGCCCGGCAGGTCTGCCTCGGTCGGCACTGGGCTCCCGTACAAAGGTGCCCGAACTGCGGGCGGGCCGTCCGGGACAATCCCGGATGCCCCGGACGGCACCGGTACCCGTACGCCTACGCCCGCACGGTCGTCGACGGCGACGGGACGCCCGTGAAACCGTTCCCCGGTTGGTTGGGCGAGCTGGGCCGGCGCGCGGTCGCGGACGCGCTGGGCGCGGCGGAGGCGACGGCCCCGTACGACATCGCCCTGATCAACTTCTACGACGCCGACGCCCGCATGGGCATGCACCGGGACAGCGACGAGGATTCGGACGCGCCGGTGGTGTCGCTGAGCCTCGGCGACACCTGCGTCTTCCGCTTCGGTAACACGGAGACACGGACACGGCCGTACACGGACGTGGAGCTGCGCAGCGGTGATCTCTTCGTGTTCGGCGGGGCGTCACGGCAGGCGTACCACGGAGTGCCCCGGGTGTACGGGGGGACCGCGCCGACCGGACTGGGGCTGACCGGTCGGCTGAACGTCACCCTGCGGGTCAGCGGCCTCGGCGACGGCTGA
- a CDS encoding RNA polymerase sigma factor codes for MTGRRGAKRADSMHSLADVAVDTGRIRAVLALGGVPLDALDDGMQQVRLKPLEEQANPAAAKIRNPSAWVAVVASRVAADWHRARKRDAGLRERPAERWSRRPPTDHPEEDRVLALTVSEGLEALPTAQRQVLALRYCADLTVRDIALQLDIPEGTVKSRLHAAISAMRTRLNEMEVI; via the coding sequence ATGACAGGAAGGCGCGGAGCGAAGCGAGCCGACAGCATGCACTCGCTGGCCGACGTGGCGGTGGACACTGGCAGGATACGGGCGGTGCTCGCCTTGGGCGGGGTGCCTCTGGACGCACTGGACGACGGGATGCAGCAGGTCAGGCTGAAGCCGCTCGAAGAGCAGGCCAACCCCGCCGCCGCCAAGATCCGTAATCCGTCGGCATGGGTTGCCGTGGTCGCCTCCCGGGTTGCCGCGGACTGGCACCGGGCCCGGAAGCGGGACGCGGGTCTCCGCGAACGGCCGGCCGAGCGGTGGTCGCGGCGTCCCCCGACGGATCACCCCGAGGAGGACCGGGTGCTCGCCCTGACCGTGTCGGAGGGCCTGGAGGCTCTGCCCACGGCGCAGCGACAGGTGCTTGCCCTGCGCTATTGCGCCGACCTGACTGTCCGGGACATCGCGCTGCAGCTGGACATCCCGGAGGGCACGGTCAAGAGCCGGCTGCACGCGGCCATCTCCGCCATGCGAACGCGGCTCAATGAGATGGAGGTGATCTGA
- a CDS encoding DeoR/GlpR family DNA-binding transcription regulator — translation MSENQNLLAEQRRALILDEVRRRGGVRVNELTRRLGVSDMTVRRDLDALARQGAVEKVHGGAVPVAEASTHEPGFEAKSGLELSAKEDIARAAAELVAPGSAIALSGGTTTYALAHRLVDVPDLTVVTNSVRVADVFHAAQRTTGPRQGAATVVLTGGVRTPSDSLVGPVADQAIAALHFDVLFLGVHGISVEAGLSTPNLAEAETNRRLVQSARRVVVVADHTKWGTVGLSSFAALEQVDTLVTDAGLPAQARAEIAEHLRRLVVAGEDSDDGGEI, via the coding sequence GTGAGTGAGAACCAGAACCTCCTCGCGGAGCAGCGCCGAGCCCTGATCCTCGACGAGGTACGACGGCGAGGCGGGGTCCGGGTCAACGAACTGACCCGCAGACTGGGCGTTTCGGACATGACGGTGCGCCGCGATCTGGACGCGCTCGCCCGCCAGGGCGCGGTGGAGAAGGTGCACGGCGGCGCGGTGCCGGTGGCCGAGGCGAGCACGCACGAGCCGGGTTTCGAGGCGAAGTCCGGGCTGGAGCTGAGTGCCAAGGAGGACATCGCGCGGGCCGCCGCGGAGCTGGTCGCTCCCGGTTCGGCGATCGCGTTGTCGGGCGGTACGACGACGTACGCGCTGGCGCACCGGCTCGTGGACGTGCCGGACCTGACCGTGGTCACCAACTCGGTGCGGGTCGCCGATGTCTTCCATGCCGCCCAGCGCACCACGGGCCCCCGGCAGGGGGCGGCGACCGTGGTGCTCACCGGTGGCGTGCGGACGCCGTCCGACTCCCTGGTGGGGCCGGTGGCCGACCAGGCGATCGCGGCGCTCCACTTCGACGTGCTGTTCCTCGGGGTGCACGGGATATCGGTCGAGGCGGGTCTGTCCACACCGAATCTGGCGGAGGCCGAGACCAACCGTCGGCTCGTGCAGTCGGCGCGGCGGGTCGTGGTGGTGGCGGACCACACCAAGTGGGGGACGGTGGGGTTGAGTTCGTTCGCGGCGTTGGAGCAGGTCGACACCTTGGTGACCGATGCGGGGTTGCCCGCGCAGGCTCGGGCCGAGATCGCGGAGCACCTGCGGCGTCTGGTGGTGGCCGGGGAGGACTCCGACGACGGCGGCGAGATCTGA
- the cds1 gene encoding L-cysteine desulfhydrase Cds1 translates to MREEHAVNTPRPTRPGATLDVDHSDSEYRTWLKEAVRKVQADANRSADTHLLRFPLPERWGIDLYLKDESTHPTGSLKHRLARSLFLYGLCNGWIRPYRPVIEASSGSTAVSEAYFAKLIGVPFIAVMPRTTSAEKIRLIEFHGGRCHFVDDSRKMYEESARLAVETGGHYMDQFTYAERATDWRGNNNIAESVFRQLQLERFPEPAWIVATAGTGGTSATIARYVHYMQYDTRICVADPENSCFFEGWTTGDPDVTCDCGSRIEGIGRPRMEPSFVPGAVDRMMKVPDAASVAAVRALEHAIGRKAGGSTGTGLWSALKIIAEMVSEGRHGSVVTLLCDPGDRYLDKYYSDEWLGSQGLDIAPYAAVIESLLRTGVWADPS, encoded by the coding sequence ATGCGTGAGGAGCACGCCGTGAACACCCCCCGCCCCACCCGTCCTGGCGCGACCCTCGACGTCGATCACAGTGACAGCGAGTACCGCACCTGGCTCAAAGAAGCCGTGCGCAAGGTCCAGGCCGACGCCAACCGCTCCGCCGACACCCATCTGCTGCGCTTCCCGCTGCCCGAGAGATGGGGCATCGACCTGTACCTCAAGGACGAGTCGACCCACCCCACCGGCAGCCTCAAACACCGTCTCGCCCGCTCCCTCTTCCTCTACGGCCTGTGCAACGGCTGGATCCGGCCGTACCGCCCCGTCATCGAGGCCTCCAGCGGCTCCACTGCCGTCTCCGAGGCGTACTTCGCCAAGCTGATCGGCGTCCCCTTCATCGCCGTCATGCCCCGCACGACCAGCGCCGAGAAGATCCGTCTGATCGAGTTCCACGGGGGCCGCTGTCACTTCGTGGACGACTCCCGGAAGATGTACGAGGAGTCGGCTCGCCTCGCTGTGGAGACCGGCGGCCACTACATGGACCAGTTCACCTACGCCGAGCGGGCCACGGACTGGCGAGGCAACAACAACATCGCCGAATCCGTCTTCCGTCAGCTCCAGTTGGAGCGCTTCCCCGAGCCCGCCTGGATCGTCGCCACCGCCGGTACCGGCGGCACCTCCGCGACCATCGCCCGCTACGTCCACTACATGCAGTACGACACCCGTATCTGTGTCGCGGACCCCGAGAACTCCTGCTTCTTCGAGGGCTGGACCACCGGCGACCCCGACGTCACCTGCGACTGCGGCTCCCGCATCGAGGGCATCGGCCGCCCCCGCATGGAGCCCAGCTTCGTCCCCGGTGCGGTCGACCGCATGATGAAGGTCCCCGACGCCGCCAGCGTCGCAGCCGTACGCGCCCTGGAACACGCCATCGGCCGCAAGGCCGGCGGCTCCACGGGCACCGGCCTCTGGAGCGCCCTCAAGATCATCGCCGAGATGGTCTCGGAGGGCCGCCACGGCAGCGTGGTGACCCTCCTGTGCGACCCGGGCGACCGCTACCTCGACAAGTACTACTCGGACGAGTGGCTCGGAAGCCAAGGCCTGGACATCGCGCCGTACGCGGCGGTCATCGAGTCACTGCTGCGCACAGGGGTGTGGGCAGATCCCAGTTAG
- a CDS encoding TetR/AcrR family transcriptional regulator, whose protein sequence is MSTPERLIESTRELLWERGYVGTSPKAILERSGTGQGSMYHHFRGKPDLALAAIRRTAEELRAAAQGVLDGPGSPYERVEAYLRRERDVLRGCPVGRLTMDPDVIASEKLRAPVDETLDWLRERLAGLVEEGREKGQFAPELDAEEIAATIVATVQGGYVLARASGSPAAFDAGVRGLLALLRPARPAR, encoded by the coding sequence ATGAGCACCCCGGAGCGTCTGATCGAGTCCACCCGCGAGTTGCTGTGGGAGCGCGGCTATGTGGGCACCAGCCCCAAGGCCATCCTGGAGCGCTCGGGTACGGGGCAGGGCAGCATGTACCACCACTTCAGGGGGAAACCGGATCTCGCCCTGGCCGCGATCCGCCGGACGGCCGAGGAGTTGCGGGCTGCCGCCCAGGGAGTGCTCGACGGGCCGGGCTCGCCGTACGAGCGCGTCGAGGCGTATCTGCGGCGCGAGCGGGACGTCCTGCGCGGCTGCCCTGTCGGGCGGCTCACGATGGATCCGGATGTGATCGCGAGCGAGAAGCTGCGGGCTCCGGTGGACGAGACGCTCGACTGGCTGCGTGAACGCCTCGCCGGGCTCGTCGAGGAGGGCAGGGAGAAGGGGCAGTTCGCGCCGGAGCTGGATGCGGAGGAGATCGCCGCGACGATCGTCGCGACCGTGCAGGGCGGCTACGTCCTGGCCCGCGCGTCGGGCTCGCCGGCCGCCTTCGACGCCGGGGTCCGGGGGCTGCTCGCCCTGCTCCGGCCGGCTCGCCCCGCTCGCTAG
- a CDS encoding DUF4865 family protein — protein MHAMQYEITLPADYDMEVVRRRVASRGHALDAWEGLGLKAYLIRERGVHGSPVNQYAPFYLWNSVEGMNSFFWGGGFQGIVDDFGRPSAHQWTGLAYEAGGGAGSPARVAVRARRPVPGGVPLGEVVEDAVRGTERLASLDGAVLAAAAVDTSRWEIVHFSVWDHDAPKAEGETFQVLHMSTPERDRLPRGRQW, from the coding sequence ATGCACGCCATGCAGTACGAGATCACCCTGCCCGCCGACTATGACATGGAGGTCGTCCGACGACGCGTGGCGAGTCGCGGGCACGCGCTCGACGCCTGGGAGGGCCTCGGCCTCAAGGCGTATCTGATACGTGAGCGGGGTGTGCACGGCTCGCCCGTGAACCAGTACGCGCCCTTCTACCTGTGGAACAGCGTGGAGGGCATGAACTCCTTCTTCTGGGGTGGCGGTTTCCAGGGCATCGTCGACGACTTCGGGCGTCCGTCGGCTCACCAGTGGACGGGCCTGGCGTACGAGGCGGGCGGCGGCGCCGGCTCCCCCGCGCGGGTGGCGGTGCGGGCGCGGCGGCCGGTGCCGGGCGGGGTGCCGTTGGGCGAGGTCGTCGAGGACGCGGTGCGCGGGACGGAGCGGCTCGCCTCGTTGGACGGGGCGGTGCTCGCGGCGGCGGCCGTGGACACCTCCCGTTGGGAGATCGTCCACTTCTCGGTCTGGGACCACGACGCACCGAAGGCCGAGGGCGAGACCTTCCAGGTACTGCACATGAGCACTCCCGAACGCGACCGACTGCCACGGGGCCGGCAGTGGTGA
- a CDS encoding ketol-acid reductoisomerase, with protein MTTSTVFVLETMDVPGGTETVLRGGRHLFPLLPQALAGVRRVGVIGWGPQGRAQARNLRDSLSGTDITVAVGLRPGSASAADARAHGFTETDGTLGDWLAVTAESDLVILLIADAALAAHHREIFTALKPGATIGLSHGFLLGHLRETGGDFPPGHGVIAVCPKGMGDSVRRLYEQGAETNGAGINSSYAVHADPDGKATDRALAWSVALGSPYTFRTTLESEYLSDIVGERAILLGAVHGIVESLYTRHRLAGDDELTAYERSCENITGPIARTISHGGLRAVREGLDTAGRDVFDRAYTATYGPAREIVAEIYDEVADGTELRSVVLAERRLGTRPMSGIGGSPMWSVSDRAHARRGERDLPVEPFTAGVFVATMTAQIDEFAERGHPWSEIVNESVIEAVDSLLPYMHARDVAYMVDNCSRTARLGARRWGPRFQTAYEQIAYPAAHHPADRALVASFDGHPVHEALAAAAKLRPSVNISVA; from the coding sequence ATGACCACCTCCACCGTCTTCGTTCTCGAAACCATGGACGTGCCCGGCGGCACCGAGACCGTCCTGCGCGGCGGCCGCCACCTCTTCCCGCTGCTGCCGCAGGCCCTCGCCGGGGTGCGCCGCGTCGGAGTCATCGGCTGGGGCCCGCAGGGCCGGGCCCAGGCCCGCAACCTGCGCGACTCCCTCTCCGGCACCGACATCACCGTCGCCGTCGGACTGCGCCCGGGCTCGGCCTCGGCCGCCGACGCCCGCGCCCACGGCTTCACCGAGACGGACGGAACTCTTGGCGACTGGCTCGCCGTCACCGCCGAGAGCGACCTCGTCATCCTGCTGATCGCGGACGCGGCCCTCGCCGCCCACCACCGGGAGATCTTCACCGCCCTGAAGCCCGGCGCCACCATCGGCCTCTCCCACGGCTTCCTCCTCGGCCATCTCCGCGAGACCGGCGGCGACTTCCCGCCCGGACACGGCGTCATCGCGGTCTGCCCGAAGGGCATGGGCGACTCGGTGCGCCGTCTGTACGAGCAGGGCGCCGAGACCAACGGCGCCGGGATCAACAGCAGTTACGCCGTCCACGCCGACCCCGACGGCAAGGCGACTGACCGTGCCCTCGCCTGGTCGGTGGCCCTGGGCTCCCCGTACACCTTCCGGACCACCCTGGAGAGCGAGTACCTCTCCGACATCGTCGGCGAGCGCGCCATCCTGCTCGGCGCCGTCCACGGCATCGTCGAGAGCCTGTACACCCGCCACCGGCTCGCCGGGGACGACGAGCTGACCGCGTACGAGCGCTCCTGCGAGAACATCACCGGCCCGATCGCCCGCACCATCTCCCACGGCGGGCTCCGCGCGGTGCGCGAGGGCCTCGACACGGCCGGCCGGGACGTCTTCGACCGCGCCTACACGGCCACGTACGGGCCCGCCCGTGAGATCGTCGCGGAGATCTACGACGAGGTCGCCGACGGCACCGAACTGCGCAGCGTCGTCCTGGCCGAACGCCGCCTCGGTACCCGCCCGATGAGCGGGATCGGCGGCTCACCGATGTGGTCCGTGAGCGACCGGGCACACGCCCGCCGGGGCGAACGCGACCTGCCCGTGGAGCCGTTCACCGCCGGTGTCTTCGTCGCCACCATGACCGCGCAGATCGACGAGTTCGCCGAGCGCGGCCACCCCTGGTCGGAGATCGTCAACGAGTCCGTCATCGAGGCCGTCGACTCCCTCCTGCCCTACATGCACGCCCGCGACGTCGCGTACATGGTCGACAACTGCTCCCGCACGGCCCGCCTCGGTGCCCGCCGCTGGGGCCCCCGCTTCCAGACCGCCTACGAACAGATCGCCTACCCGGCAGCCCATCACCCCGCAGACCGAGCCCTGGTGGCGTCCTTCGACGGACATCCCGTCCACGAGGCCCTGGCCGCGGCGGCGAAGCTCCGGCCGTCGGTGAACATCTCCGTAGCCTGA
- a CDS encoding DUF1272 domain-containing protein, protein MALEMRDRCERCATTALPADAPARICSYECTFCVPCGEAMHEICPNCGGELVARPRRRTAA, encoded by the coding sequence ATGGCACTGGAGATGCGCGACCGCTGCGAGCGCTGTGCGACGACGGCCCTGCCCGCCGACGCCCCGGCCCGCATCTGCTCGTACGAGTGCACGTTCTGTGTGCCCTGCGGCGAGGCTATGCATGAGATCTGCCCCAATTGCGGCGGGGAGTTGGTGGCAAGACCTCGCCGCCGGACAGCCGCGTAG
- a CDS encoding ATP-binding protein, with translation MISQQSRHCTVELQALPSRIGQVRRIVSAQLRYWHLDPLIERAALGVTELLSNVHRHAEPDKLCTVEMELLLGRLTVSVHDNDPRLPVAQDAEPFATCGRGLAMVAAVSESWGVRPHGESGKVVWFTLPASSAAVPKISPYDTGLTVDAGLTVDTGLTVDAGQPYDTGRRPAARGRRSEHAPARSAVAG, from the coding sequence GTGATCAGCCAGCAAAGCAGGCACTGCACGGTGGAGCTCCAAGCCCTGCCGTCGCGGATCGGCCAGGTCCGCAGAATCGTATCTGCGCAATTGCGCTACTGGCATCTGGATCCCTTGATAGAGCGGGCCGCACTCGGGGTGACCGAGCTGCTGTCCAACGTCCACCGGCACGCGGAGCCGGACAAGCTGTGCACCGTGGAGATGGAGTTGCTCCTCGGCCGGCTCACGGTCTCGGTGCACGACAACGACCCCCGCCTCCCGGTCGCCCAGGACGCGGAACCCTTCGCCACCTGCGGCCGCGGTCTCGCCATGGTCGCCGCGGTGAGCGAGAGCTGGGGTGTGCGGCCGCACGGCGAGTCGGGGAAGGTCGTGTGGTTCACGCTGCCCGCGTCCTCGGCCGCGGTGCCGAAGATCTCGCCGTACGACACCGGGCTGACGGTCGACGCCGGACTGACGGTCGACACCGGACTGACGGTCGACGCCGGGCAGCCGTACGACACCGGACGCAGGCCCGCCGCGCGTGGGCGCAGGTCCGAACACGCTCCCGCCCGGTCGGCCGTCGCAGGCTGA
- a CDS encoding ROK family protein, whose protein sequence is MDGKAAPKAAGEGATTRTRLDRGRGALGPALELVHTGRAPTRAVLTAELGVTRATAGAVAAELEALGLIRVDAHPGAAAGSQGRPSHRLEVAEGGPVALAAQVHADGWRAALVGLGGRIVATAPACEIVDADPAKVLGSVVDAAAALLRETGRRCVGAGLAVPSAVAEPAGLALNPLHLAWPAGAPVREIFAERVRAAGIEGPAFAANDVNLAALAEHRHGAGRGSRDLLCVATGHRGVGGALVLDGRLHTGSSGLALEVGHLTVNPEGRPCHCGSRGCLDVEADPRAFLTAVGRDPGPEGSLLQQANELIRTQYADPGVRTAAEAIIDRLGLGLAGLVNILNPDRIILGGMHRALLDADPDRLRAVVADRSLWGRQSGVPPILACTLDHNSLVGAAELAWQPVLDDPLGALV, encoded by the coding sequence ATGGACGGGAAGGCGGCCCCCAAGGCGGCGGGCGAAGGGGCGACGACACGGACTCGGCTGGACCGGGGCAGGGGTGCGCTCGGTCCGGCGCTGGAGCTGGTGCACACCGGACGGGCGCCGACGAGGGCCGTGCTCACCGCCGAGCTGGGCGTCACCCGGGCCACGGCGGGTGCCGTCGCCGCCGAGCTGGAGGCGCTGGGGCTGATCCGGGTCGACGCGCATCCGGGCGCCGCCGCCGGTTCGCAGGGCCGGCCCTCCCACCGCCTCGAAGTCGCCGAGGGGGGACCCGTAGCGCTTGCCGCCCAGGTGCACGCCGACGGCTGGCGGGCAGCGCTGGTCGGCCTCGGCGGGCGGATCGTCGCCACCGCGCCCGCCTGCGAGATCGTGGACGCCGACCCGGCCAAGGTGCTCGGCTCGGTCGTCGACGCGGCCGCCGCACTCCTGCGCGAGACCGGCCGGCGGTGTGTGGGCGCGGGGCTCGCCGTGCCGTCCGCGGTCGCCGAACCGGCGGGGCTGGCGCTGAACCCGCTGCACCTGGCCTGGCCCGCCGGGGCGCCCGTCCGGGAGATCTTCGCCGAACGGGTGCGCGCGGCCGGGATCGAGGGGCCCGCGTTCGCGGCGAACGACGTCAACCTCGCCGCTCTCGCCGAACACCGGCACGGCGCCGGGCGGGGCTCCCGTGATCTGCTGTGCGTGGCGACCGGACACCGGGGCGTCGGCGGTGCGCTGGTCCTCGACGGCCGTCTGCACACGGGCAGTTCGGGCCTCGCCCTCGAAGTCGGCCACCTCACCGTCAACCCCGAGGGCCGCCCCTGTCACTGCGGCAGCCGAGGCTGCCTCGACGTCGAGGCCGACCCGCGGGCCTTTCTCACCGCCGTCGGCCGCGACCCGGGTCCCGAGGGCTCACTCCTCCAGCAGGCCAACGAGCTCATCCGCACCCAGTACGCCGACCCGGGCGTCCGCACGGCCGCCGAGGCCATCATCGACCGCCTCGGCCTCGGGCTCGCGGGCCTGGTCAACATCCTCAACCCCGACCGCATCATCCTCGGCGGCATGCACCGCGCCCTCCTCGACGCCGACCCCGACCGGCTGCGCGCCGTCGTCGCGGACCGCAGCCTGTGGGGGAGGCAGAGCGGGGTCCCCCCGATCCTGGCCTGCACGCTGGACCACAACAGCCTGGTCGGGGCGGCCGAGCTGGCGTGGCAGCCGGTACTCGACGACCCGCTGGGCGCGCTGGTCTGA
- the ilvY gene encoding HTH-type transcriptional activator IlvY has translation MRDDHRELRLFLHLARTLNFGRSSMDCHVSPATLTRTVQRLESGLGHRLFDRGPRGVSLTAEGHRFREYAVRALELWRAYREEHPDPAELTGRLAVFATVTACQALLPDLLTPFRTAHPQVRLDLRTGDAAPALARLDEGEVDVAVAGIPARLPEPLVSRTVATTDLVFVTARDRPDPGIGGPFVLPHRGLVRDAADRWFRSRGTAPDLAAEPEGHEALLTLVALGCGTGVVPRLVLDHSAVRDRLTTIPTDTPPEPFPIGLCVRRADLRRPQVAALWSLTAEFTS, from the coding sequence ATGCGGGACGATCATCGCGAGCTGCGGCTGTTCCTTCATCTGGCCCGGACACTGAACTTCGGCCGGAGCAGCATGGACTGCCATGTCAGCCCGGCGACGCTGACCCGTACCGTGCAGCGGTTGGAGTCCGGCCTCGGGCACCGGCTCTTCGACCGGGGTCCGAGGGGCGTCTCACTGACGGCCGAGGGGCATCGCTTCCGTGAATACGCCGTGCGGGCCCTGGAGTTGTGGCGCGCGTACCGCGAGGAGCATCCGGACCCGGCCGAACTGACCGGGCGGCTGGCCGTGTTCGCGACGGTGACCGCGTGTCAGGCACTGCTGCCGGACCTGTTGACGCCGTTCCGTACGGCCCATCCGCAGGTCCGCCTCGATCTGCGTACGGGGGACGCGGCGCCAGCGCTGGCCCGGCTGGACGAGGGCGAGGTGGACGTGGCGGTCGCGGGCATCCCGGCACGGCTGCCGGAGCCGCTGGTGAGCCGGACCGTGGCGACGACGGACCTGGTGTTCGTCACCGCGCGCGACCGCCCGGACCCCGGCATCGGCGGCCCCTTCGTCCTCCCCCACCGCGGTCTGGTCCGTGACGCCGCCGACCGCTGGTTCCGCTCCCGCGGCACCGCCCCCGACCTGGCGGCCGAACCGGAGGGCCACGAGGCGCTGTTGACCCTCGTCGCACTGGGCTGCGGCACCGGTGTGGTCCCCCGGCTGGTGCTCGACCACAGCGCCGTACGCGACCGGCTCACGACCATCCCCACCGACACACCGCCCGAACCGTTCCCGATCGGGCTGTGTGTGCGACGGGCGGATCTGCGGCGGCCGCAGGTGGCGGCGTTGTGGAGCCTCACGGCGGAGTTCACCTCCTGA
- a CDS encoding transposase has product MESRRPLDVLPGRDADPLADWLRGHPEVQIICRDRAGAYAEGARSGAPQAQQVADVWHLWRNLAEAVDKTVGTHHPCIRAVFATPPVADDPASKPLATLVPPVESEPFDPPDGTLDVLGQPRRLVARTTERFEAVQERLAAGMSLAAIRRELRLDHSTVRRFARAQSLDELLVKAVNRTSILDPHKPYLHQRWNQGCHDIPQLHRELREQAFTGDVQGVRRYFRPFKKPRSPRPEHPPAPRPEPRPAPKPRRVVRWIMTNPGRLTDRDTAELKEIRAACPHLDAAARHVRDFADMMRDLRGDQLPDWMDRVTRDELPALHSLVNGLRRDFDAVTTGLSSPWSSGQVEGHVCRVKFLKRMGFGRAKLDLLRRRILHSP; this is encoded by the coding sequence TTGGAGTCCCGCCGCCCGCTCGATGTCCTGCCCGGCCGGGACGCCGATCCGCTGGCCGACTGGCTACGCGGCCATCCCGAGGTGCAGATCATCTGCCGCGACAGGGCCGGCGCCTACGCCGAGGGCGCGCGTTCCGGCGCTCCCCAGGCCCAGCAGGTCGCGGACGTCTGGCACTTGTGGCGCAACCTCGCCGAGGCCGTCGATAAGACGGTCGGCACTCACCATCCGTGCATCCGGGCGGTGTTCGCCACGCCCCCGGTCGCCGATGATCCGGCCTCAAAGCCCCTGGCCACCTTGGTGCCGCCGGTTGAATCCGAGCCGTTCGACCCGCCCGACGGCACGCTCGATGTCCTGGGGCAGCCGCGGCGGCTGGTCGCGCGCACGACGGAGCGATTCGAAGCGGTGCAAGAACGGCTGGCTGCAGGGATGTCGCTGGCCGCGATCCGCCGCGAGTTACGGCTGGACCACTCGACGGTGCGGCGCTTCGCCCGTGCCCAGAGCCTGGACGAGCTCCTGGTCAAGGCCGTCAACCGAACCTCGATCCTGGACCCGCACAAGCCCTACCTGCACCAGCGGTGGAACCAGGGCTGCCACGACATTCCCCAGCTCCACCGCGAACTGCGCGAGCAGGCCTTCACCGGCGACGTCCAGGGCGTGCGCCGCTATTTCCGCCCCTTCAAGAAACCCCGTAGTCCCAGGCCAGAGCACCCTCCAGCGCCGCGGCCGGAACCGCGGCCGGCGCCCAAGCCCCGCCGAGTTGTGCGCTGGATCATGACCAACCCCGGACGCCTCACGGACCGTGATACGGCAGAGCTCAAGGAGATCAGGGCTGCTTGCCCGCACCTCGACGCTGCTGCACGCCACGTCCGCGACTTCGCCGACATGATGCGCGACCTCCGCGGCGATCAACTCCCCGACTGGATGGACCGGGTCACGCGAGACGAACTCCCCGCCTTGCACTCCCTGGTCAACGGCCTGCGCCGTGACTTCGACGCCGTCACCACCGGCCTCAGCAGCCCATGGAGCTCCGGCCAGGTCGAAGGGCATGTCTGCAGAGTCAAGTTCCTCAAGCGCATGGGTTTCGGCCGGGCCAAACTCGACCTGCTCCGCAGACGCATCCTGCACAGCCCGTGA